A single genomic interval of Rhodopseudomonas palustris harbors:
- a CDS encoding putative bifunctional diguanylate cyclase/phosphodiesterase — MSSAAPAPRSSTAQTVTAPDSLLLSLLGQAAFVWDLASDTLSWTGRAAELFQDIPAETLATGASFAALLEPSRHVRSDALLNGAAAAGPGCVPYRIEYGIRASTAAPVSWIEETGVWFAGPDGRPARVEGIVRINNERHARDEQLLKLSQHDPLTGELNRTHLIGALAEAIEEATRFRTSLSFMLVGLDHLARVNDSFGFDVADEVILTIAGRIRNRLRAGDQLGRFSGNKFGLVLKNCTVDDAHIAAERFLAAVRDEIVPTKSGPVSLTASIGAVSAPRHARTADEAINRAQEALAAAKHRRSGSFAMWRPNVERDTQRRVNIRVTDEIVTALNERRIVLAYEPVVDASSRAPAFHECLVRMKTDDGQVLFAPDIVPVAERLGLIRLVDHRVLELVVAELAAAPGVTLSLNISPDTTIDADWWAGIESLMLAHPGIAERLIVEITETVAIPDLDEVRGFVNRLKTLGAKIAIDDFGAGYTSFRNLRALGVDIVKIDGAFVQNIARSADDRAFVQTLIDLARRLGIKTVAEWVQDDESAQLLRDWGCDYIQGRLIGLASQQRPWPLAAEAAARLAGKAVN; from the coding sequence GTGTCGTCCGCCGCTCCTGCGCCCCGCTCATCGACCGCGCAGACCGTGACCGCGCCTGATTCGTTGTTGCTGTCGCTGCTCGGCCAAGCCGCCTTCGTCTGGGATCTCGCCTCCGATACGCTGAGCTGGACCGGCCGGGCTGCCGAACTTTTTCAGGACATTCCCGCCGAAACGCTGGCCACCGGCGCAAGCTTCGCGGCGCTGCTGGAGCCATCGCGCCACGTCCGGTCGGACGCGTTGCTGAACGGCGCCGCCGCGGCCGGACCGGGCTGCGTGCCGTATCGGATCGAATACGGCATCCGGGCCTCGACTGCGGCCCCGGTAAGCTGGATCGAGGAGACCGGGGTCTGGTTCGCCGGTCCCGACGGCCGCCCGGCGCGGGTCGAGGGCATCGTCCGCATCAACAACGAGCGTCACGCCCGCGACGAGCAACTCCTCAAGCTGTCGCAGCACGATCCGCTGACCGGCGAACTCAACCGCACCCATCTGATAGGTGCGCTCGCCGAAGCGATCGAGGAAGCTACGCGCTTCCGCACCAGCCTGTCGTTCATGCTGGTCGGCCTCGATCATCTGGCGCGCGTCAACGACTCGTTCGGCTTCGATGTCGCCGACGAAGTGATCTTGACTATTGCCGGCCGTATCCGCAATCGGCTGCGCGCCGGCGATCAGCTCGGTCGGTTCTCCGGCAACAAATTCGGACTGGTGCTGAAGAACTGCACGGTCGACGACGCCCATATAGCGGCTGAACGGTTTCTCGCCGCGGTGCGTGACGAGATCGTGCCGACCAAATCGGGCCCGGTATCGCTCACCGCGTCGATCGGTGCGGTAAGCGCGCCGCGCCACGCCCGCACCGCCGATGAAGCCATCAACCGCGCCCAAGAGGCATTGGCCGCCGCCAAGCATCGGCGCAGCGGCTCATTCGCGATGTGGCGGCCGAATGTCGAGCGCGACACGCAGCGCCGCGTCAACATCCGCGTCACCGACGAGATCGTCACCGCGCTGAACGAACGCCGCATCGTGCTGGCCTACGAGCCGGTGGTCGACGCATCGTCGCGGGCGCCGGCTTTCCACGAATGCCTGGTGCGTATGAAGACCGACGATGGTCAGGTTCTGTTTGCGCCGGACATCGTCCCGGTGGCGGAGCGGCTCGGGCTGATCCGGCTGGTCGATCATCGCGTGCTCGAACTGGTGGTGGCCGAACTCGCTGCGGCGCCCGGCGTGACGCTCAGCCTCAACATCTCGCCCGACACCACCATCGATGCCGATTGGTGGGCCGGCATCGAATCGCTGATGCTGGCTCATCCCGGCATCGCCGAGCGGCTGATCGTCGAGATCACCGAGACGGTGGCGATCCCTGACCTTGATGAGGTGCGCGGCTTCGTCAATCGGCTGAAGACTCTGGGTGCGAAGATCGCGATCGACGATTTCGGCGCCGGCTACACTTCATTCCGCAATCTGCGCGCGCTCGGCGTCGACATCGTCAAGATCGACGGCGCCTTCGTGCAGAACATCGCACGGTCGGCCGATGACCGCGCGTTCGTGCAGACGCTGATCGATCTGGCGCGCCGGCTCGGCATCAAGACCGTGGCCGAATGGGTGCAGGACGACGAGTCCGCGCAGCTGTTGCGCGACTGGGGTTGCGACTACATCCAGGGGCGGCTTATCGGCCTGGCGTCACAGCAGCGGCCGTGGCCGCTAGCCGCCGAAGCGGCTGCGCGCCTCGCCGGCAAAGCCGTCAATTAG
- the phaR gene encoding polyhydroxyalkanoate synthesis repressor PhaR, with product MAKSDQPTTIKKYANRRLYNTGTSTYVTLEDLATMVKDGEDFLVYDAKTGDDITRSVLAQIIFEQENKAGQNLLPTTFLRQLIRFYGDSMQMVVPKYLEQSIDSLTREQEKFRKQMASTFSLTPFAPLEETVRRNMELFQQTFSMFVPRPPSHESTDEVPAETSGGADSIEDLRRQMKEMQERLERMSLEQPKKDE from the coding sequence ATGGCGAAATCAGACCAACCGACCACGATCAAAAAATACGCGAACCGGCGACTCTACAACACCGGCACCAGTACTTACGTGACGCTCGAAGACCTCGCCACGATGGTGAAGGACGGCGAGGACTTCCTCGTTTACGACGCCAAGACCGGCGACGACATCACCCGCAGCGTGCTCGCACAGATCATCTTCGAGCAAGAGAACAAGGCCGGGCAGAACCTTCTGCCGACCACCTTCCTTCGGCAACTCATCCGCTTCTACGGCGACAGCATGCAGATGGTGGTGCCGAAGTATCTGGAGCAGTCGATCGATTCGCTGACGCGCGAGCAGGAGAAATTCCGCAAGCAGATGGCGTCGACCTTCAGCCTGACGCCGTTCGCGCCGCTGGAAGAGACCGTCCGCCGCAACATGGAGCTGTTTCAGCAGACTTTCTCGATGTTCGTGCCGCGCCCGCCGAGCCACGAATCGACCGACGAGGTACCGGCCGAAACCAGCGGCGGCGCCGACAGCATCGAAGATCTGCGCCGGCAGATGAAAGAGATGCAGGAGCGGCTGGAGCGGATGTCGCTCGAACAGCCGAAGAAGGACGAATAG
- a CDS encoding acetyl-CoA C-acetyltransferase, translating into MSDDVVIVSAARTAVGSFNGAFANTPAHELGAVAIKAALERGGIDPAQVSEVIMGQILTAGQGQNPARQASIAAGIPVESPAWGINQLCGSGLRSVALGYQALMNGDSDIVIAGGQESMSMAPHAQYLRGGVKMGAVELVDTMLKDGLWDAFNGYHMGNTAENVARQWQITRDQQDEFAVASQQKAEAAQKAGKFKDEIVPVTIKTRKGDIVVDTDEYPRHGATLEAMAKLKPAFEKDGTVTAGSASGINDGAAAVVLMTAKQAEKLGKKPLARIVSWGQAGVDPKIMGSGPIPASRAALKKAGWSVGDLDLIEANEAFAAQACAVNKDLGWDTSKVNVNGGAIAIGHPIGASGARVLVTLLHEMQKRDSKKGLATLCIGGGMGIAMCLARD; encoded by the coding sequence ATGTCGGACGATGTCGTCATCGTCAGCGCCGCACGCACCGCTGTCGGAAGTTTTAACGGCGCCTTCGCCAATACGCCGGCGCACGAGCTCGGCGCGGTCGCGATCAAAGCTGCGCTGGAGCGCGGCGGCATCGATCCGGCGCAGGTCTCCGAAGTGATCATGGGCCAGATCCTCACCGCCGGTCAGGGGCAGAATCCGGCGAGGCAGGCCTCGATTGCCGCCGGTATTCCGGTCGAGAGCCCGGCATGGGGCATCAACCAGCTTTGCGGCTCCGGTCTCCGCTCGGTCGCGCTCGGTTACCAGGCACTGATGAACGGCGACTCCGATATCGTCATCGCCGGCGGCCAGGAGTCGATGAGCATGGCGCCGCATGCGCAATATTTGCGCGGCGGCGTAAAGATGGGCGCGGTCGAACTCGTCGACACCATGCTCAAGGACGGCCTGTGGGATGCCTTCAACGGTTACCACATGGGCAACACCGCCGAGAACGTCGCGCGGCAGTGGCAGATCACCCGCGATCAGCAGGATGAATTCGCGGTGGCTTCGCAGCAGAAGGCCGAAGCTGCGCAGAAGGCCGGCAAGTTCAAGGACGAGATCGTCCCGGTGACGATCAAGACCCGCAAGGGCGACATCGTGGTCGACACCGACGAGTACCCGCGCCACGGCGCCACGCTCGAAGCGATGGCCAAGCTGAAGCCGGCGTTCGAGAAGGACGGCACCGTTACGGCGGGTTCTGCGTCGGGCATCAACGACGGCGCCGCTGCGGTGGTGCTGATGACCGCCAAGCAGGCGGAGAAGCTCGGCAAGAAGCCGCTGGCCCGCATCGTGTCGTGGGGGCAGGCCGGTGTCGATCCGAAGATCATGGGCTCAGGCCCGATCCCGGCGTCGCGTGCGGCGCTGAAGAAGGCTGGCTGGTCGGTCGGCGATCTCGATCTGATCGAAGCCAACGAAGCGTTCGCGGCGCAGGCCTGTGCGGTGAACAAGGATCTCGGCTGGGACACATCGAAGGTTAACGTCAATGGCGGTGCGATCGCGATCGGTCATCCGATCGGCGCGTCGGGTGCGCGCGTCCTTGTGACGCTGCTGCACGAGATGCAGAAGCGCGATTCGAAGAAAGGTCTTGCCACGCTATGCATCGGCGGTGGCATGGGCATCGCGATGTGCCTCGCGCGCGATTGA
- the phbB gene encoding acetoacetyl-CoA reductase, with amino-acid sequence MTRVALVTGGTRGIGAAISKALKAAGYKVAASYAGNDSAAEKFKSETGIPVYKWDVSSFDACAEGVKKVEAELGPVDVLINNAGITRDGAFHKMTLEQWNAVINTNLGSLFNMTRQVIEGMRTRKFGRIVNISSINGQKGQFGQVNYSAAKAGDIGFTKALALENARGGITVNVICPGYINTEMVQAVPKDVLDKAILPLIPCNRLGEAEEIARAVVFLAGDDAGYITGSTLTINGGQYMV; translated from the coding sequence ATGACGCGGGTGGCGTTGGTGACTGGGGGGACGCGCGGTATCGGTGCAGCAATCAGCAAGGCGTTAAAAGCGGCGGGCTACAAAGTCGCAGCGTCTTATGCGGGCAACGATTCGGCAGCGGAGAAATTCAAAAGCGAGACGGGTATTCCGGTATATAAATGGGACGTGAGTTCGTTCGATGCCTGTGCCGAGGGCGTCAAGAAAGTCGAGGCCGAACTCGGTCCCGTCGATGTTCTGATCAACAATGCCGGCATCACGCGCGACGGCGCCTTCCACAAGATGACGCTCGAGCAATGGAATGCGGTGATCAACACCAATCTCGGCTCGCTGTTCAACATGACTCGGCAGGTGATCGAAGGCATGCGCACGCGCAAGTTCGGGCGCATCGTCAACATCTCGTCGATCAACGGTCAGAAGGGGCAGTTCGGTCAGGTGAATTATTCGGCCGCGAAGGCGGGCGACATCGGCTTCACCAAAGCGCTGGCGCTGGAGAATGCGCGCGGCGGCATCACCGTCAATGTGATCTGCCCGGGCTACATCAACACCGAAATGGTGCAGGCCGTGCCGAAGGACGTGCTCGACAAGGCGATCCTGCCGCTGATTCCGTGCAACCGGCTCGGCGAAGCCGAGGAGATCGCGCGCGCCGTGGTGTTCCTCGCCGGCGACGATGCGGGCTACATCACCGGTTCGACGCTCACCATCAACGGCGGCCAATACATGGTTTGA
- a CDS encoding DMT family transporter → MTSRVATLIGLSAILMWSLLAVMTVATGTIPPFQLAAMSFAIGALAAAVGWIVRPQAVRALRQPPLVWAVGVGGLFGYHALYFLALRLAPPAEAGLLNYLWPLLIVLFSSLLPGERLKLHHLAGALLGLAGTVLLFTGNGAAIERAYLPGLAAAFVAAFVWASYSVLSRRLSAVPTDAVAGFCFVTALLAAAVHVLIEPTVWPDDALQWTLIVALGIGPVGAAFYAWDIGMKRGDIRVLGAASYATPLLSTAFLIVAGYARPSTALAVAALLIAGGGLLAAKDMLKRG, encoded by the coding sequence ATGACCTCGCGCGTCGCGACCCTGATCGGGCTGTCGGCCATCCTGATGTGGTCGCTGCTTGCGGTGATGACGGTCGCGACCGGCACCATCCCGCCGTTTCAGCTTGCCGCCATGTCGTTCGCGATCGGTGCGCTTGCTGCCGCGGTCGGCTGGATCGTGCGGCCGCAGGCGGTTCGCGCGCTGCGCCAGCCGCCGCTGGTGTGGGCGGTCGGCGTCGGCGGATTGTTCGGTTATCACGCGCTGTATTTCCTGGCGCTCCGGCTGGCCCCGCCGGCCGAGGCCGGTCTGTTGAATTATCTGTGGCCGCTGCTGATCGTGCTGTTCTCCTCGCTGCTGCCGGGCGAGCGGTTGAAGCTGCATCATCTGGCTGGCGCACTGCTCGGTCTGGCCGGCACGGTACTGCTGTTCACCGGCAACGGGGCAGCGATCGAGCGGGCTTATCTGCCGGGGCTGGCCGCGGCGTTCGTCGCAGCTTTCGTGTGGGCGAGTTATTCGGTGCTGTCGCGGCGGCTGAGTGCAGTGCCGACCGATGCGGTCGCAGGCTTCTGCTTCGTCACCGCGCTGCTTGCCGCAGCCGTGCATGTGCTGATCGAGCCGACCGTGTGGCCGGACGATGCGCTGCAATGGACCTTGATCGTCGCGCTCGGTATCGGCCCGGTAGGCGCGGCGTTCTATGCCTGGGACATCGGTATGAAGCGCGGAGACATCCGCGTGCTCGGCGCGGCCTCCTACGCGACGCCGCTGCTGTCGACTGCGTTTCTGATCGTTGCCGGTTATGCCCGGCCGTCGACCGCGCTGGCGGTTGCGGCGCTTCTGATTGCAGGCGGCGGCTTGCTCGCCGCCAAGGACATGCTCAAGCGCGGCTGA
- a CDS encoding TIGR02281 family clan AA aspartic protease, translating into MRSILIFAAALVVLGTAMAQIADRITPAPAQAHAAPHGTIGMAAATSENYGRSVSIDRDPRGHFRTDGRIDGQRLSFMVDTGASVVALNETSAARFGLRPSRGDYTTKVSTANGQVKAARARIAMLDVGGLIVRDVDALVLPDEALSENLLGLSYLSKLKRFAYADGRMVLEQ; encoded by the coding sequence ATGCGTAGCATTCTGATTTTCGCCGCAGCCCTGGTGGTGCTCGGCACCGCGATGGCTCAAATCGCCGACCGGATTACGCCGGCTCCGGCGCAGGCTCATGCCGCGCCTCACGGCACCATCGGCATGGCGGCGGCGACTTCAGAAAACTACGGTCGCAGCGTCAGCATCGACCGCGATCCGCGTGGCCACTTCCGCACCGACGGACGGATCGACGGCCAGCGTCTGTCGTTCATGGTCGACACTGGCGCTTCGGTGGTCGCCCTCAACGAAACCTCGGCGGCGCGATTCGGTCTGCGGCCGTCCCGCGGCGACTACACAACCAAAGTCTCGACCGCGAACGGCCAGGTGAAAGCCGCGCGCGCCCGCATCGCGATGCTGGATGTAGGCGGCCTGATCGTGCGCGACGTCGATGCGCTGGTACTTCCCGACGAAGCACTGTCGGAAAACCTGCTCGGCCTGTCGTATCTGTCGAAACTGAAGCGCTTCGCCTATGCCGACGGCCGCATGGTTCTCGAGCAGTAA
- the hrpB gene encoding ATP-dependent helicase HrpB, which translates to MTLTFDTPLPIDNALDDLTGALEASNTAVLVAPPGAGKTTRVPLALLDAPWLRNQKIIVLEPRRIAARASAERMAKTLGEKAGETVGYRVRFGSKVSRATRIEVVTEGIFTRQILDDPELTGVGAVLFDEFHERSLDADLGLALARDAQQGLREDLRILVMSATIDGARVARLLGDAPVVESLGRAFPVETRYLGRRSDAPLERQMAESIAQALRAETGSVLAFLPGAAEIRRTETMLRERVQDPGVEIVPLFGALDAAVQDRAIQPAPKGRRKVVLATSIAETSLTIEGVRIVVDCGLSRVPRYEPDLGLTRLETVRASRAAVDQRRGRAGRIEPGVCYRLWDEPQTASLPAYTQPEILSADLSSLLLDLAQWGVADPSSLAFLDPPPQPALKEARELLGELGALDPDGRITDEGRSLRAMALPPRLARMIVDAARHDCAKDAAEVAAILTERGLGGDSADLDHRRDQFRRDRSQRASSARQMAQRWAAQAASSSPSPQDAGELSSGVLLAFAFPDRVAKNRGNGSFTLANGRGAAVEQTSALARAPYLAVGELTGSAAQGRILLAAPITLSEIELHFGDQITDADEVSFDRSAMALRARRRRALHAITLSEAPLALTPSEQTARVLAEGLVVAGLDRLPWSKQLQQWRGRVMFLRKAEGDPWPDLSDAALADSRENWLVPTLFDKTGLKDFSASDLSDALMNLLPWELRARLDREAPTHFEAPTGSKLPIDYEAEQGPTIAVRLQELFGLTTHPSVAGGAVPLVLELLSPAHRPVQVTRDLPGFWRGSYAGVRADLRGRYPRHPWPEDPASAPPTRRAKPKGT; encoded by the coding sequence TTGACCCTCACCTTCGACACCCCGCTGCCGATCGACAACGCACTCGACGACCTCACTGGCGCGCTCGAGGCCAGCAACACCGCAGTGTTGGTAGCGCCCCCCGGCGCCGGCAAAACCACCCGCGTGCCGCTCGCGCTGCTTGATGCACCGTGGCTGAGAAACCAAAAGATCATCGTGCTCGAGCCACGGCGGATCGCCGCCCGCGCCAGCGCCGAGCGGATGGCGAAGACGCTGGGCGAGAAGGCTGGCGAGACGGTCGGTTATCGCGTCCGGTTTGGCTCCAAGGTGTCACGCGCCACCCGTATCGAGGTCGTCACCGAGGGCATTTTCACCCGGCAGATCCTCGACGACCCGGAACTCACCGGCGTCGGCGCGGTGCTGTTCGACGAATTTCACGAGCGCTCGCTCGATGCCGATCTCGGCTTGGCGCTGGCCCGCGACGCCCAGCAAGGTCTGCGCGAAGATCTGCGAATCCTGGTGATGTCGGCCACCATCGACGGCGCCCGCGTCGCCCGGCTGCTCGGCGATGCGCCGGTGGTCGAAAGCCTCGGCCGGGCGTTTCCAGTCGAGACCCGCTATCTCGGCCGCCGCAGCGACGCGCCGCTAGAGAGGCAGATGGCCGAGTCGATCGCGCAGGCGCTGCGGGCGGAAACCGGATCGGTGCTGGCGTTTCTGCCCGGCGCCGCCGAGATCCGGCGTACCGAGACGATGCTGCGCGAGCGTGTGCAGGACCCGGGGGTCGAGATCGTGCCGCTGTTCGGCGCGCTCGACGCCGCCGTGCAGGACCGCGCCATCCAGCCGGCGCCGAAGGGCCGGCGCAAAGTGGTGCTGGCGACCTCGATCGCCGAGACCTCGCTGACGATCGAAGGCGTGCGGATCGTGGTCGATTGCGGCTTGTCACGGGTCCCCCGTTACGAGCCCGACCTCGGCCTCACCCGGCTCGAGACCGTCCGCGCCTCGCGCGCCGCGGTCGATCAGCGCCGCGGCCGCGCCGGCCGTATCGAGCCCGGCGTGTGCTACCGACTGTGGGACGAGCCGCAGACCGCGTCGCTGCCGGCCTATACGCAACCTGAAATCCTATCCGCCGATCTGTCATCGCTGCTACTCGACCTCGCCCAATGGGGCGTTGCCGATCCGTCGTCGCTGGCGTTTCTCGATCCGCCGCCCCAGCCGGCGCTGAAGGAAGCCCGTGAGCTGCTCGGCGAGCTCGGCGCACTCGACCCGGACGGCCGCATCACCGACGAGGGCCGCAGCCTGCGGGCGATGGCATTGCCGCCCCGGTTGGCGCGGATGATCGTCGATGCCGCCCGCCACGACTGCGCCAAGGACGCCGCCGAAGTCGCCGCGATTCTGACCGAGCGCGGGCTGGGCGGCGATAGCGCCGACCTCGACCATCGCCGCGATCAATTCCGCCGCGACCGCTCGCAGCGCGCCAGCAGCGCCCGGCAGATGGCGCAGCGTTGGGCGGCGCAGGCCGCATCGTCATCTCCCTCCCCGCAAGACGCAGGCGAGCTCAGCTCCGGCGTCCTGCTCGCCTTCGCGTTCCCGGATCGCGTCGCCAAGAATCGCGGCAATGGTAGCTTCACGCTCGCCAACGGCCGCGGCGCCGCGGTCGAGCAGACTTCCGCGCTGGCGCGCGCACCGTATCTGGCGGTCGGCGAACTTACCGGCAGCGCCGCGCAGGGCCGCATCCTGCTGGCGGCGCCAATCACGCTGTCCGAGATCGAGCTGCATTTCGGCGATCAGATCACCGACGCGGACGAGGTGAGCTTCGACCGCTCCGCGATGGCGCTGCGGGCGCGGCGGCGCCGCGCGCTGCATGCGATCACGCTGTCAGAAGCACCGCTGGCGCTGACACCGTCCGAACAGACCGCGCGCGTGCTCGCCGAGGGCCTTGTCGTGGCCGGACTCGACCGGCTGCCGTGGTCGAAGCAGCTTCAGCAATGGCGCGGCAGGGTGATGTTTCTGCGCAAGGCCGAGGGTGACCCATGGCCTGATTTGTCGGATGCCGCCCTCGCCGACTCGCGCGAAAATTGGCTGGTGCCCACCCTGTTCGACAAGACCGGCCTGAAGGATTTTTCGGCCTCCGACCTGTCGGACGCCCTGATGAATCTGCTGCCGTGGGAGCTGCGCGCCCGGCTCGACCGGGAGGCACCGACGCATTTCGAGGCGCCCACCGGCTCGAAGCTGCCGATCGACTACGAGGCCGAGCAGGGCCCGACGATCGCGGTGCGGCTGCAGGAATTGTTCGGCCTGACCACCCATCCATCGGTCGCCGGCGGCGCCGTGCCGCTGGTGCTGGAGCTGTTGTCACCGGCGCACCGCCCGGTGCAGGTCACGCGCGACCTTCCAGGATTCTGGCGGGGCTCCTACGCCGGGGTGCGGGCCGATCTGCGCGGCCGCTATCCACGCCACCCCTGGCCTGAAGACCCCGCCTCGGCGCCGCCGACCCGCCGCGCCAAGCCGAAAGGCACCTGA
- a CDS encoding acyltransferase family protein — translation MTANGTLAPRMHGGRVDWVDYAKGICIIMVVMMHSVLGVEAAAGQTSFMHYVVEFARPFRMPDFFLISGLFLSVVIDRGWRTYLDRKVVHFAYFYVLWVTIQFAFKAPSFAAEMGWAGVAKLYALSFIDPFGTLWFIYLLPIFFVVTKLTRRLPPLLIWGVAALLESLHVTTGWMVPDEFSARFFYFYTGYLFARHVFAFSDSARARPALTLLGLAAWAVVNAVLVHVGAADLPVISLLLGLAGACAIITVGTLLAEKRWLDGLRFCGEHSIVIYLAFFLPMAISRSLLLKYAPFLDLGVIAIIVNIAGVVGALIIWKLAMKSGATFLFERPDAFRIAPRKKTPRLQAAE, via the coding sequence ATGACTGCGAACGGCACACTGGCTCCGCGCATGCACGGCGGCCGGGTCGACTGGGTCGACTACGCCAAGGGCATCTGCATCATCATGGTGGTGATGATGCACTCGGTGCTCGGCGTCGAGGCTGCCGCAGGCCAGACCAGTTTCATGCACTACGTGGTCGAGTTCGCCCGCCCGTTCCGGATGCCGGACTTCTTCCTGATCTCCGGCCTGTTCCTCAGTGTGGTGATCGATCGCGGCTGGCGGACCTATCTCGACCGCAAGGTCGTGCACTTCGCCTACTTCTACGTGCTGTGGGTGACGATCCAGTTCGCCTTCAAGGCGCCGAGCTTCGCCGCCGAAATGGGCTGGGCCGGGGTCGCCAAGCTTTATGCGCTGTCGTTCATCGATCCGTTCGGCACGCTATGGTTCATCTATCTGTTGCCGATCTTCTTCGTCGTCACCAAGCTGACGCGGCGGCTGCCGCCGCTGCTGATCTGGGGCGTGGCAGCGCTGCTGGAATCGCTGCACGTCACCACCGGCTGGATGGTACCGGACGAATTCAGCGCGCGGTTCTTCTATTTCTACACCGGCTATCTGTTCGCCCGGCATGTCTTCGCTTTCTCCGATTCGGCCCGCGCCCGCCCGGCTCTGACGCTGCTCGGCCTCGCGGCATGGGCGGTCGTCAACGCCGTACTGGTGCATGTCGGGGCTGCCGACCTGCCGGTGATTTCGCTGTTGCTCGGGCTCGCGGGCGCCTGCGCCATCATCACGGTCGGCACGTTGCTGGCGGAGAAGCGCTGGCTCGACGGTCTGCGGTTCTGCGGCGAGCATTCGATCGTGATCTATCTCGCTTTCTTCCTGCCGATGGCGATCAGCCGGTCGCTGCTGCTGAAGTACGCGCCATTTCTCGATCTCGGTGTGATCGCGATCATCGTCAACATTGCCGGGGTGGTCGGCGCGCTGATCATCTGGAAACTGGCGATGAAGAGCGGCGCCACGTTCCTGTTCGAACGTCCCGACGCCTTCAGGATCGCCCCGCGCAAAAAGACTCCGCGGCTGCAGGCCGCGGAGTAA